In the genome of Maribacter forsetii DSM 18668, the window TAGATCGGCTCCATTTTCAATTAAGACCTCTAATATTTCAACCTTATTGTAACGTGCAGCAAACATTGCAGGGGTCATTCCCAAAGATTTTTGATTTACATCTTCACCCAAATCTATTAAACGATTAACGGTTTCTAAATCGCCCTTTATTACAGCTTTACAAAATGAGCTGATATCAACTCTTGATACGAGGTCAATTTCTGTTGTTGTTTTTGAACGATTTACAGTCTCTGCAGCCATAACTGTTGAGCCTACGGTAAGTGCTACCATAGCCAATGTAAGAATTACTTTTTTCATGATGATTGATTTTAATTGATGAGTACAATAGCGTACAATTAAAAGACGCCGATCAGCACAAATTGTTTCATCCTTTAACAATGTTATAACTAAACTTTAACAAATAAATCTTCACCCAAACTACAAAAATGTTGCGATACACCATCAAATCAAAAAAGGTATGTAAACTAGTAGCTTAACTTGGCAGAACATAGTATTTTTGTACTCCTAAAACCTTATGAAGATGAACAAAAAAGTAATCTTAATGATATTAGACGGATGGGGTAAATCTCCAAATCCTGAAGTATCTGCAGTAGATAAAGCCAATACTCCTTTTATAGATAGTTTATATACTAAATACGCTAACTCTAACCTTCTTACAGATGGAATGAATGTTGGTTTGCCAGAAGGTCAAATGGGAAATAGCGAAGTTGGTCATATGAATTTGGGTGCCGGTAGAATCGTTTATCAAGATTTAGCTAAAATCAATAAGGCTGTTAAAGAGAATACGTTAAGTTCTGAACCTGTTTTAAGGAGCGCATTCGAGTATGCAAAAAAGAACAATAAAGATGTTCATTTTCTAGGTCTATTAAGTGATGGTGGAGTTCACAGCCATACCAACCATATTAAGGGCTTAATAGCTGCGGGTAAAGAATCTGGAGTTGAAAACATGTACTTACATGCTTTTACAGATGGTAGGGATGTTGATCCTAAAAGTGGAAAAGGATTTTTAGAGGATATTGTAGACTATAGCGCAGATAAGAATACAAAGTTAGCTACGGTTATAGGTAGATACTACGCTATGGATCGTGATAAACGATGGGAACGCGTGAA includes:
- a CDS encoding ankyrin repeat domain-containing protein, giving the protein MKKVILTLAMVALTVGSTVMAAETVNRSKTTTEIDLVSRVDISSFCKAVIKGDLETVNRLIDLGEDVNQKSLGMTPAMFAARYNKVEILEVLIENGADLKMQSSHGHTAKRYAELSNATEALELIETAVGS